The following proteins come from a genomic window of Nostoc sp. TCL26-01:
- a CDS encoding UPF0175 family protein, whose translation MSSVTINLPEEVFSSRRLTPEEFVRDMRLAAAIYWYQKQEISMEKAANVAGLNRRDFLAVLAREQVDVFAVDLDDLQRELNRD comes from the coding sequence ATGTCGTCAGTCACGATAAATTTGCCAGAAGAAGTATTTAGCTCCCGTCGCCTGACTCCAGAAGAATTTGTGCGTGATATGCGCCTGGCTGCTGCTATCTACTGGTATCAAAAGCAGGAAATCTCTATGGAGAAAGCAGCCAATGTTGCTGGGTTAAACCGCCGAGACTTTCTTGCTGTCTTAGCCCGTGAACAAGTAGATGTCTTCGCTGTTGACCTTGATGATTTACAGCGTGAGTTAAACCGTGACTGA
- a CDS encoding flagellar motor protein, whose translation MAHRSRQTNTDEDLNIWPAFTDLMSNAFLILILFLLITIVTSVISKQSSVPTDTPPIIEIPDTGDYRFASGSAAISPKMVANILNKIVPEIELNTKKYKINVVEIIGHTDGQPNGNVVSNLDLNLEKVNRGELPVTNLRAGSNADLGLMRALAVVNVLRDIQRKQQKLSGLSFRAYSAAQLILPKNDQNRQKVSAIARQDDVTRRRIEIRFTRLGKVREVK comes from the coding sequence ATGGCTCATCGCTCAAGACAGACAAACACTGATGAAGACTTGAACATTTGGCCAGCTTTTACAGATTTAATGTCTAATGCTTTTTTGATATTAATTTTGTTTTTATTAATCACTATTGTCACCTCAGTTATATCAAAACAAAGCTCAGTACCAACAGACACACCACCAATTATTGAAATTCCCGATACAGGTGATTATCGCTTTGCTTCAGGTAGTGCAGCCATCTCTCCAAAAATGGTTGCGAATATTTTAAATAAAATTGTCCCTGAAATAGAATTGAACACCAAAAAATACAAAATCAATGTTGTCGAAATTATCGGTCATACCGACGGACAACCTAATGGTAATGTGGTGAGTAATTTAGATTTAAATCTAGAAAAAGTCAACAGAGGTGAATTACCAGTAACTAATCTGCGCGCTGGTTCTAATGCTGATTTAGGCTTGATGCGTGCTTTAGCTGTAGTCAACGTACTGCGGGATATCCAAAGGAAACAGCAGAAATTGTCAGGACTCTCATTTCGAGCCTATTCGGCAGCACAATTGATTTTACCCAAAAATGACCAAAATAGGCAAAAAGTTTCAGCGATCGCCCGTCAAGATGACGTAACACGCAGGCGGATTGAAATTCGTTTCACTCGTCTAGGTAAAGTCCGCGAAGTCAAGTAG
- a CDS encoding methyl-accepting chemotaxis protein: MPPIPPYLVFFTIIFVVIPSITTIVYRLSLYQYLVEIEEKISRLIHEKPSGEKPKIVKELERRFQQASNHLDQVNTIALIEQVYSREKIKGFTCEHIDYWCRILPNLLLAFGLLGTFFGITLNLSSLSQTITQINTSNVNTLVTELQKPLEGMSIAFITSFVGLLFSAALTVFNWVRNTTLAKYRLLSSLEDYLDNIYLPQVQGDTRLDKIVNKMVSQQDEFLTRFGSTVRDAVEQSLGVVAKEISRGNREANELAKRVYEGFYQAAGTISTAANEFDQTITELNAKSHVFIQSAEIFATSQFPQKLSTATANLTNTQTKFSQSAASLAATVESFATILEEVQSCNQELIKLGADIKNVSQTSLQVFDLHQSNQSALEEIIPQLKQGANSFSKAINKVEKLENKMSEKTDSLYQVEASLQQLLHAVNQYTEQVNLNLVNVSNKIDTNSSSLQTVIGNIEGLTNQLSMKLETLIIEMQVIHKDNGNLVTAYQQVGDRLTQGINKITDFNTTNTNPDHQITE, translated from the coding sequence ATGCCACCAATACCACCGTATTTAGTTTTCTTTACTATTATATTTGTTGTCATCCCATCTATCACTACCATTGTTTATCGGTTATCACTTTATCAATATTTAGTAGAGATAGAAGAAAAGATCAGCAGATTGATTCATGAAAAACCATCTGGAGAAAAACCCAAGATAGTCAAAGAATTAGAACGGAGATTTCAGCAAGCCAGTAATCATCTAGATCAGGTCAATACAATAGCATTAATTGAGCAAGTTTATAGCCGAGAAAAAATCAAAGGATTTACCTGTGAACATATTGATTATTGGTGTCGAATTCTGCCCAACTTACTTTTAGCCTTTGGTTTACTGGGAACATTTTTTGGGATCACGCTCAATTTATCATCACTCAGCCAAACCATCACGCAAATTAATACTAGTAATGTTAATACGCTAGTTACTGAACTACAAAAACCATTAGAAGGTATGAGTATTGCCTTCATTACTAGTTTTGTAGGTTTATTATTCAGTGCGGCATTAACAGTATTTAATTGGGTGCGAAATACCACCCTTGCTAAGTATAGATTACTCAGTTCTTTAGAAGATTATCTAGACAATATTTATCTACCCCAAGTACAAGGTGATACCCGCCTCGATAAAATTGTCAATAAAATGGTATCCCAGCAAGATGAGTTCTTAACTCGCTTTGGTTCTACTGTGCGGGATGCTGTGGAACAATCTTTGGGTGTGGTGGCGAAAGAAATCTCTAGAGGAAATAGAGAAGCAAATGAATTAGCCAAGCGAGTTTATGAGGGATTTTATCAAGCCGCAGGTACGATATCAACTGCGGCTAATGAATTTGACCAGACAATTACAGAACTCAATGCCAAATCTCATGTATTTATCCAGTCTGCGGAAATATTTGCTACAAGTCAATTTCCTCAAAAATTATCAACAGCTACAGCCAATTTGACTAATACTCAGACAAAATTTTCTCAGTCGGCTGCCAGTTTAGCCGCTACCGTAGAATCTTTTGCCACCATCTTAGAAGAAGTGCAAAGTTGTAATCAAGAATTAATTAAGTTAGGGGCAGATATTAAAAATGTCTCACAAACTTCGCTGCAAGTATTTGATTTACATCAATCTAATCAAAGTGCTTTAGAAGAGATTATTCCGCAGTTAAAGCAAGGTGCAAATAGTTTCTCTAAGGCAATTAATAAAGTTGAGAAATTAGAGAACAAGATGTCCGAGAAAACTGATAGCTTGTACCAGGTGGAAGCATCGCTACAACAGTTACTCCATGCGGTGAATCAATACACAGAACAAGTAAATTTAAATTTGGTGAATGTGTCAAACAAAATCGATACTAATAGTAGCAGCTTACAAACTGTAATTGGGAATATTGAAGGCTTAACAAATCAGTTGAGTATGAAGCTGGAAACTTTAATTATCGAAATGCAGGTAATACACAAAGATAACGGTAACTTAGTCACAGCATATCAGCAAGTAGGCGATCGCCTCACACAAGGCATCAACAAAATCACTGACTTTAACACAACAAACACGAATCCTGATCATCAAATTACCGAATAA